From the genome of Hymenobacter gelipurpurascens:
GGCTAGGCCAGGCAAACGGCGCCAGAGAGGCCCAGCTAGGCCTCTGAGGCGGCACGAAGCTGCATCAGTACCTGCTTGGCTTCGGCTACGTGGTCGGTGGCACGGTCCAAGGAGTCGAAAATGTATTGAATGCGTCCTTCCTGATCAATAACAAACGTAACGCGGCCCGGCAACAGGCCTAGCAGCGCGCGCGGCACCTGGTAGTGCTTGCGCACCCGCGCGCCGGTGTCGGCTAGCAGCGGGAACGGCAAGCGGTGCCTCTGCGTGAATTGCTGGTGGGAAGTTTCGCTATCGGAACTTACCCCTACCACCTCGGCGCCCAGCTCCCGGAAGTCTTCGTACTGGTCGCGGAACGAGCAGGCCTGGGCGGTGCAGCCTGGCGTATCGTCTTTGGGATAGAAATACAGCACAATGCTCCGCTGCCCCCGCTGTTCGCTCAGCCGGAATGTATCGCCCGTGGTAGTTTTCAGGGTGAAATCAGGAGCAAAGTCGCCAATCTGGAGCATGGGGTGTAACGCAGGAAACAGGTACAAACAAGGCTGCAAACGGCTGCACGAACTAATTGTTCGGGTGTGCCGCCGCTGGCAAGGGCACAACGAACTCAACAGTGCATCTTTGCAGTGGTATACTGCCCCGCCGGGCTTCCTGTTCAGCGCCTGAATGGTAGGCCGGTGCCCCGCTTCGCATGACTTCTACCCTGCCCCTGATCGACGTTATCATTCCCGCTTTCAACGAAGAGCAGTCCATTGCCAAAGTGCTGGCTGAGATTCCGAAGGAGCTGGTCCGGGAGGTGCTGGTGGTTGATAACAACTCCTCTGACCGCACGGGTGCCGTAGCCGCTGCTGCTGGTGCTACCGTGTTGCGGGAGCCGCGGCCGGGCTACGGCTACGCCTGCCTGGCCGGCATGGCACGCTGCTTTGGTCGGCCCACGGCAGAGCAACCCGACATCATCGTGTTTCTGGATGGCGACTACTCCGATTTCCCGGCCGATATGACCGCGCTGGTAGCGCCTATTCTGCGGGGCGAGGCCGACATGGTGATTGGGTCCCGCGCTTTGGGCGAGCGGGAAGCAGGCTCGATGCTGCCCCAACAGATTTTCGGAAACTGGCTGGCCACTACCCTCCTGCGCTGGTTCTATGGCGCCCGATTCACGGACCTGGGGCCTTTTCGGGCCATCCGGAGAGAGGCGCTGGAACAGATAGGCATGCAGGATACCACCTATGGCTGGACGGTAGAAATGCAGCTGAAAGCCGCCCGCCTCAAGCTGCGCCATGTGGAGGTGCCGGTGCGGTACCGCCGCCGCATCGGGACCTCCAAAGTATCGGGCACCGTGCAAGGCACCCTGGGCGCCGGCTACAAAATCTTATGGACGATTTTCCGGTATTTGTAAGGCACGCGGCGGTCTGCTCCGCCTGATAGCGCGCCCCTACTTCAGCATTCATTCTCTCTGCTCATCTCGCCGTTTTTTGTGCCCACTACTTTCGTCTTGCTGCTTGTTGCTTCTCCTTTGATGCTCGGTCTGGAACTGCTGCTGGTAGCGCTTTACGGCCTGTGTCTGGTGTTCATTCTGAGCTTCAGCCTCACGCAGTTTCAGCTTACCCGCTTGGCACGCCGGGCCTACGGGCAGCCCCCCGCGCCCCTGCCGCCAGCCCCTGCCGAGTGGCCCCTCGTGACGGTGCAATTACCCATCTACAATGAACTATATGTAGTTGAACGTGTGATTGATGCCTGTGCCCGCCTACAGTATCCCCTCAACAAGCTTCACCTACAGATTCTCGACGACTCTACCGACGAAACGGTAGCCTTGGCGGCCGCGCGAGTGGCCTACCACCGGGGCCGGGGCCTGCGCATCGACCACGTGCGGCGCCCCACTCGCGAAGGGTTCAAGGCCGGCGCCCTGCGCCACGGTCTGGAGCTAACGGATGGAGAGTTCATTGCAATTTTCGATGCCGACTTCGTGCCGGAACCCGACTTTCTGGAGCGCACCATTCCGCATTTCCGGGAGCCCCAAACAGGCGTAGTGCAGACCCGCTGGGGTCACCTCAACGAGGAGTATTCGCTGCTCACGGAACTACAGGCGTTCGGTCTGAATGCCCACTTCTATGTAGAGCAGGTGGGCCGCACGGCGGGTGGCTACTTCATCAACTTTAATGGCACGGGCGGCGTGTGGCGGCGCACCTGCATTGAGGATGCAGGCGGCTGGCAATCCGATACGCTTACCGAAGACCTGGACCTGAGCTACCGGGCCCAGATGCGGGGCTGGCGCTTCAAGTATCTGCCGCGCGTGGTGGCTCCGGCCGAGCTGCCTGCCGCTATGGATGCTCTTAAGTCGCAGCAATTCCGCTGGACCAAGGGCGCCGCCGAAACGGCCCGCAAGCACCTGGGCCAGATGCTGCGCTCCTCTGAGTCGGTGGGCATCAAGATTCACGCTACGTTTCACTTGCTCAACAGCTCCGTTTTTGGGGCTATTCTGCTGATGGCCGTGCTGAGTGTGCCGCTGGTATATGTGCGCGCCGATCTGCCGGCACTGCAGCCCGCTTTCCAGATGGCCTCGGTGTTTCTGCTGGCCTTCGTGCCCCTCACTTACTATTACTACACCTCCTGGCAACTGGCCGCCCAAGACCGAAAGCCTACCGGCCCGGCGTTTCTGCCGCGCTTACTGCTGTTTTTGTCCGTGATGATGGGGCTGTCGTTGCACAACGCCCGCGCGGTGGCGCTAGGCCTGTGGGGTAAGCAGTCGGCCTTTATTCGCACACCCAAGCTCGGGCTGGTGCGGCGCCAAGGCACCTGGCAGGGCCGGCGGTACCGTACGGGCGGGCTGGATGGCCTCACGCTGCTGGAAGGCCTACTGGCCCTGTATTTCTTCTCGGGCTTGGTGGCGGGCGTGTATTTCCACGATTTTGGCCTGTTTCCGTTTCACCTCATGCTGACGGTGGGCTACAGCTTGGTGTTCTATTACTCCCTGCGTCACAATTCCCGGCAGTAGCCGGCGCCCCCCATGATACGCCCCGCTACTGGCCTACGCCCCGTTCATTGGTTGCTGCTGCTGTTGAGCTCGGGGGCCTATATGGTGCTGGCTTACGGAGTGCCACGCCAGGAGTTTGGGCTATTGCTAGGCCTGTTAGGAGTGGCCTTTCTGGCCTACGCGGGGCTGTGGCGCACGCGCCTGCCGTTGCGCGCCGGCCTGGGCGCCGCGCTGGTGCTGCGGCTGCTCTGGCTGCCCGCCCTGCCGGCCCTCTCCGACGATTACCACCGCTTCCGGTGGGATGGCCTGCTGGTGGCGGCTGGCATCAACCCATACCAATACCGGCCCGATGCCTTCGAGCTGCCAGGTAGCCCACCTCAAACCAGCACCAAGACTGGCCTACCAGATTCTTCCGCGCCACTGCAGCGCCATCCCTATCACCTGTTGTCTGTCCAGATACTGGAGCAGCTGGCCGCAGAATACCCACATCTGAACTCGCCCCATTACTACTCCGTCTATCCGCCGGTGTGCCAGGCAGTATTTGGAGCTACGGCCACGCTATTCCCCACTAATGCGCGAGCGGCGGTGCTCCTGATGAGGCTGATTCTGCTGGCCGCCGAAATAGCCACGGCCTGGCTGCTGGTGCGCTTGCTGCAGGCGTTTGGGCAAGAGCCGCGGGCTGCCCTGCTCTATTTACTGAACCCGTTGGTAGTGGTCGAGCTAATCGGTAACCTCCATTTCGAGGCCCTCGTGATTTGCCTACTTCTTCTGATGCTGTGGTGCCTCCGCCGCGGGCTGGTAGCCACGGCGGGCATGGCGCTGGGCCTGGCCGTGGCCACCAAATTCCTGCCCTTGCTGGTGCTCCCGCTGCTGCTTCAGCGGCTAGAGTGGCGGCGTTTTCTGCTGCTGGCAGGCACGCTGGGCGCTACACTGGCCGTGGTCTTTATGCCTTTCATCTCGCAGGAACTGTTCGTCAATATTGGTCAGAGCCTGAACCTATATTTCCGCAGCTTCGAGTTCAATGCCAGCATATATTATCTACTGCGGGCTCTAGGCCAGTGGTGGACCGGCTACAACGAAATTGCCTTCATTGGCCCCTCCCTAGCGCTAACTACAGCCGTGGGAGGCTTGCTAATGGCGGCCTTCGAAAGACACCTCACCTGGCCTACGCTGCCCCGCTGGCTGCTGCTGCTGCTCACGCTATACTTTCTGCTGGCTACCACGGTGCATCCCTGGTACCTCACGCCACTGGTAGCCCTAAGCGTGTTTACGCCCTACCGCTATGCGCTGGTGTGGTCGGGCATGGGCGTACTCTCCTATGCGGCCTACCAGACCTCAGCCTACACCGAAAACCTGTGGCTGTTAGGCCTGGAATACGGTGTTGTTATTAGCTTCCTGTTATGGGAGCTGCTGCAGCATAAGGCTACATCCGGGGCTGAGTTGCAGCAGCCGTAGTATCGGAGGGGGCGGGCTTTTTGGGCCAATAGGCATAGCGGCGCACTTCTTTCAGCAGTAGAGTGCGGCCATCCCAGGTGGTTTGCCGAAGTAACGTATTGGGATAGCGCTTGGCAAACCAATACACGTTTTTCTTTTGCGCATCCAGCGCTACTGTCACGCGCCAGGCTGGCTCCGAAGTAGTTTCCGTTTGGGCATCCTCGGTCTGGAACAGCGCTTGGTAGAGCGTAGGCGCCTTGGCCTGGCTGGTTTGCTGCAGCTCATACACGGGCACTACAAAGTTCGGTTTTCGCTCGAAGCGCAGGCTGCGCAAGGTGTAGGGCAGCGCATCTTCGAACAGCACCTCCCGCCGCAGCTGCCGGTGCCCGGCTCCCTGCCCATCCCAGTACGAATTATAGATCTGGGCGTACTGTAGCCCGTCATCGGTGATGGCCTTGAACGTGTTGCCGCACCACTCCTGCGAGGAAGTGGTCATCTTGTGGAGTATGGTGGGCTGGTCGCGACGGAAAAACAGCGAGGTCAGGAAATGGTACGGATAGTTCTCCGTAGAAATGGCGCAGAACTCGTTCACCTTCATCACCGGAAACAGGTCGCGGCGCTGGTAGTCATCAGTCTTGACGTTGAACTGCTGATTGAACTCTTCCTTAACCGTAATCAGCGTGTACTCAAATTTGCGGGCCTCCCCGTACACCACGCGCTCGGCCGCATAGGTGGCTACTTCGGCCAGGCCATCTTCCCACAGCGTATCCATTGCCCACTGCTGATTGAAAAAGCTTCCCCGGCGCGTTAGCACATTGTCGGTAGGCGCTTTGGGGGTGGGCTTGGGCTTTTGCGCACTATCAGAAGTACAGGCTGCCCCTAGGCCACTCAGGGCCACCAACAACATCCCAATGGGCACAATACTACTTCGACGCATGAGTGGAAAACAGTAAGAAGACGCGCTAGCATACGCGCAAACCACCCGAAAGTGTTTAGCTCGACTGTTTTTCTGATTCCTGCCAGGCCCACAGGTCCTCGGCGGTGTCTACATCGCGCAGCTCCGGGAGCAGGTGCACCTGCAGTCCCACGAGCTTGGCTGCCGCTAGTGTTTCGCTCAGCACTGCGCTGGTACTCCAGGGCTTATTCTCAAACAGCGTAGGCCATACCACTTTCATTCCCAACAGATAATAGCCGCCATCGGTAGCAGGGCCCAGCACTACATCATGGGTGTGCAGGGCGGTGTAGGCCTGTTCCAGATGTGCGGTAGTCAGGCCCGGGCAGTCGGTACCGATGATGACTGCGGCCGCGGCGCCTTTGGCAAAAGAATGCGCAAAAGCCGTTTGCATGCGGTGGCCCAGGTCGCCGGCTGGCTGCGGCAGGGGCTGGTAGCCAGCCCACGTATCAGATCGGTCGGCGGCGGGGCCGGCTTCGGCCAGCCATAGCCATTTGCGAACCGCCAAAGGGGCTGCAACTGCTTGGGTATGGGCCAGCAGCTCGCGGTAGACTTGCAACGCCTGCTCCGGGCCTATACCGGCTGCCAAGCGGGTCTTTACTTTGCCCAGCTCGGGATACCGTGCAAAAACCAATAAATCTTCTTTTTGGGCAGTATAATCCAAGGTGTTTGGGTTGTGGGTGGTGGGCAACGCCAGTGATAAAAGGTATGAGTGGTCTAGGCCTGCCGGCACTGGTAGTACGGCTACTTATAGGCGGCTTCGCCGCGCCGGAGCCAGGGCCGCCACAGCGCGGAGTACGGATGCACCTGAGCCGTAGGGCCTGCCTGGTTGTACACCGCGTGTCCCTCATTCACCCACTGGAAAATGCCGCCGTACAGGTTGCGCACATCTTTGTAGCCCAGGGCCTTGAGCCGCTCTCCCACCTTCTCGCTCCGCGCCCCCACTGTGCAATACACCACCACCGGCAGGTTGTGGGGCAGCGCCTGCAAATTGGCTGTTTCCAGGGCATCGTAGGGCACAAAACGCGCACCCTGCAAATGACTTACCTTGAATTCATCGGGGTTGCGCGTATCCAGGAGCACCACGCCTTGGGGGTTTTTGCGCAGCTGTTCGGCCAGCTCGGCGGGCTGAATGAGGGGCACAGTCTGTTTGTAGAGCAGGCCTAGCATACGGTCGTAGGCCGTCATGGAATGGTCGGCTGCGTTGGTGGAAGTCGTCTGGCTGCAGGCGCTGCTGGTTGCTAGCAACCCCAGCAGCAACAGGCCTAGCATCCGGCGCCGGACAGTAGGGCGTTGCGTAGCACCCAGCGCATGCGCTCCTGCAGCGGGTGCCTGGGCAAAAGCAGACTGCAGAAAGCCATTCTCAGCCAATGCCTTAGGCCCTGCGTGGAGAAACTTCATGATATAGTACAGATGAGAAAAGGCTTCGCGGATTTTTTTGGTAGGCCAGCGTCGGGCAGTAGCCAGGTCACGTTTTCATTTGTAGCTGACGTTGCTGTCAGCAGCCGGCCTACCTGCAAACCCCGGAATTACATGGAAAGCTCCTTGGCCTTGTTCATCATCTGCACTCCATGGACCAATGCGGCACCGCCTTTGATGGCCGCTGCTACGTGTACGGCTTCCATCATCTGGGCTTCATCGGCCCCTTTCTGTAGGGAATCAGTGGTGTAGGCATCAATGCAGTATGGGCACTGCACGGCGTGTGCAACGGCAAGCGCAATGAGGGCTTTTTCGCGCTCCGTAAGGGCGCCTTCCTTGAATACCTCGGCGTAATAGGCAAAGAACTTGTTGCCCATCTCTGGCTGCCATTCCGTGATGTTGCCAAATTTAGCCAGGTCGGCGGGGTTGTAATACGTGCTTTTTTCCATGGGCTGCGGTAGGCCACTTTTTGGAGTGGCCTGGTAAATGGTGTAAAGGGAAATGGTCAGAAAGACTTACGCTGGCTGTTGCAGCACCCGAATCCGGACTCGTTCGCCGTTTTCGCTGGTGGTCGGTTCCACGCTTATCTGGTCGGCCTCATCAAAGTAAGTGGCCAGGCCGCGCACAATGCCTACGGCCAGGGCGCCCATGCGGCGTTTCGAGACGTAATCGATGTACAGCTCATGGGGGGAAATGCGCGTGACATCCAGCACCGGCGGGGCATTTTCGGCGTGCTCACTGCGAACCTGCGCGTGCATCGTCAGCTCGGTGTGCTCAATCATGTCCAGGGTTTTCCACTCCGGCTGCACCAGGCGGCCATACATGTACATGAGGTCAGGCACCAGATATTCGCCGAATTTCTCATGCAGCTCATCAGCCGACACGCCGGTCATCTCGGCGGCCTGGCCTACCAGCGCATACATGTGCTCATCGGGATACACACTTTTGTGGTCGAAATCAACGGCCGACAGGTTGGCGGCTTCCAGCAGTCGGACCCAGGTACTATGGTCGTACTGGGTTTGCACGTAGCGCTTTAGAAGAGTGAAGATGGTTCCGTGCACGGCATCAGGCAAAAGCAATCGAGAAACGAGGAGCTAAGAAAGGCTTTTTGTGTCTTTTCCGCCCCTAGTCCAGAAAATAAGAAGAGCGGACCCGTTTACGGAGCCCGCTCTCTTATTCAACTGCTAAAAGGCCTTACATGTTGCCGATTACCGTCATTGTAGCCATCGTAGGATTCTCGCTGCCACCTGCGGGCTCTACCGTCATGGCAAAGGCCTGGGCGCTGGCAATGTCCTTCATCTGCTGGATGCTGTCGCCGGAAGCGGTAGCCGTAGCCAGCATGCCGGCATCTACGGGTTTGCCATTGTCGAGGGCCCACAGCTGATACTGCTTGCCTTCGGGCGGAGCCGGCAGATTCCGTACATCCACGTACACGTCCTTCGTTTTGGGGTTGTAGTACACGCGGGCCAGGGCATCAGGTGCTTTGGGTGTGCCTTTGAGCTCTACTGCCCGGAAGGCCGCATTGCGGAGCACTGAAAGCTGCTGGTCACGCTCGTTGAGGGCCGCGTTCTGGGTAGCTGCATACCGGGACTGCTCAGTTTGAGCAATTTCCAGGTTGGCTTCAGTTTGCTGTAGCTTATTGTACAGCAGAAAGTTGCCGATAGCACTTAGTACCAACAACGCTACGGATGCCGCAATCAGCAGCCGGGTACGGCCACTGCCAGATTCTGCCTGGGGCATTTGTCGCACAACGGCTTCGGCAGGGTCTGCTACCACCGGGACTGCTGGCTCAGTGGCCACCGCCTGCATACGGGGGGTGGCCGCTGGTTGCACAGGCGCCGCCGGAGCAGAGGTTTCCCGGATGGCGTTCTGCCAGCCGCTCAGTACCCGCTCACGCATCCCTTCTGGGGGCGTGATGGCGTGAGCTGCGGCATACACATCCAGACCGCGCACAATGTCGTCCAGCTCCCGGCGTATTTCCTGGTGCTGGGCTGCCAAGCGCTCCACCTCGGAGCGCTCCGACTCGTTCAGCACGCCCAGGGCGTACTCCTCGAGAATTCCGGATTCGATGTATTCCTGAATGTCCACAGCTATCGAATCAATTTGGAAAGTACTTTGATTGCCGCCCGCGCACGGGTTTTCACCGTACCCAGGGGAAGACTGAGTTCTTCTGCCACTTCGCTTTGCGTAAATCCGCCGAAATAAAGCAGGTCGACGATTTGCTGCTGCTCCGGATTCAGCTTGCGTGTCATCTCCTGCAGACCAATGTGCTCCGGCCGGAACGTAGGTTCAGCGGCCTGGCGCAGCGCTGCACTATCTTCTATGGGCTGCGTACGACTACCTACGCGGTACTGTCGGGAGCGGATTTTGTCGATGGCTAAATTTCGGCAAACATTCATCACCCACGTGAAC
Proteins encoded in this window:
- a CDS encoding glycosyltransferase family 2 protein — encoded protein: MTSTLPLIDVIIPAFNEEQSIAKVLAEIPKELVREVLVVDNNSSDRTGAVAAAAGATVLREPRPGYGYACLAGMARCFGRPTAEQPDIIVFLDGDYSDFPADMTALVAPILRGEADMVIGSRALGEREAGSMLPQQIFGNWLATTLLRWFYGARFTDLGPFRAIRREALEQIGMQDTTYGWTVEMQLKAARLKLRHVEVPVRYRRRIGTSKVSGTVQGTLGAGYKILWTIFRYL
- a CDS encoding arsenosugar biosynthesis-associated peroxidase-like protein — protein: MEKSTYYNPADLAKFGNITEWQPEMGNKFFAYYAEVFKEGALTEREKALIALAVAHAVQCPYCIDAYTTDSLQKGADEAQMMEAVHVAAAIKGGAALVHGVQMMNKAKELSM
- a CDS encoding peroxiredoxin — protein: MYLFPALHPMLQIGDFAPDFTLKTTTGDTFRLSEQRGQRSIVLYFYPKDDTPGCTAQACSFRDQYEDFRELGAEVVGVSSDSETSHQQFTQRHRLPFPLLADTGARVRKHYQVPRALLGLLPGRVTFVIDQEGRIQYIFDSLDRATDHVAEAKQVLMQLRAASEA
- a CDS encoding heme NO-binding domain-containing protein — encoded protein: MHGTIFTLLKRYVQTQYDHSTWVRLLEAANLSAVDFDHKSVYPDEHMYALVGQAAEMTGVSADELHEKFGEYLVPDLMYMYGRLVQPEWKTLDMIEHTELTMHAQVRSEHAENAPPVLDVTRISPHELYIDYVSKRRMGALAVGIVRGLATYFDEADQISVEPTTSENGERVRIRVLQQPA
- a CDS encoding glycosyltransferase 87 family protein encodes the protein MIRPATGLRPVHWLLLLLSSGAYMVLAYGVPRQEFGLLLGLLGVAFLAYAGLWRTRLPLRAGLGAALVLRLLWLPALPALSDDYHRFRWDGLLVAAGINPYQYRPDAFELPGSPPQTSTKTGLPDSSAPLQRHPYHLLSVQILEQLAAEYPHLNSPHYYSVYPPVCQAVFGATATLFPTNARAAVLLMRLILLAAEIATAWLLVRLLQAFGQEPRAALLYLLNPLVVVELIGNLHFEALVICLLLLMLWCLRRGLVATAGMALGLAVATKFLPLLVLPLLLQRLEWRRFLLLAGTLGATLAVVFMPFISQELFVNIGQSLNLYFRSFEFNASIYYLLRALGQWWTGYNEIAFIGPSLALTTAVGGLLMAAFERHLTWPTLPRWLLLLLTLYFLLATTVHPWYLTPLVALSVFTPYRYALVWSGMGVLSYAAYQTSAYTENLWLLGLEYGVVISFLLWELLQHKATSGAELQQP
- a CDS encoding anti-sigma factor — encoded protein: MDIQEYIESGILEEYALGVLNESERSEVERLAAQHQEIRRELDDIVRGLDVYAAAHAITPPEGMRERVLSGWQNAIRETSAPAAPVQPAATPRMQAVATEPAVPVVADPAEAVVRQMPQAESGSGRTRLLIAASVALLVLSAIGNFLLYNKLQQTEANLEIAQTEQSRYAATQNAALNERDQQLSVLRNAAFRAVELKGTPKAPDALARVYYNPKTKDVYVDVRNLPAPPEGKQYQLWALDNGKPVDAGMLATATASGDSIQQMKDIASAQAFAMTVEPAGGSENPTMATMTVIGNM
- a CDS encoding cellulose synthase family protein, which encodes MPTTFVLLLVASPLMLGLELLLVALYGLCLVFILSFSLTQFQLTRLARRAYGQPPAPLPPAPAEWPLVTVQLPIYNELYVVERVIDACARLQYPLNKLHLQILDDSTDETVALAAARVAYHRGRGLRIDHVRRPTREGFKAGALRHGLELTDGEFIAIFDADFVPEPDFLERTIPHFREPQTGVVQTRWGHLNEEYSLLTELQAFGLNAHFYVEQVGRTAGGYFINFNGTGGVWRRTCIEDAGGWQSDTLTEDLDLSYRAQMRGWRFKYLPRVVAPAELPAAMDALKSQQFRWTKGAAETARKHLGQMLRSSESVGIKIHATFHLLNSSVFGAILLMAVLSVPLVYVRADLPALQPAFQMASVFLLAFVPLTYYYYTSWQLAAQDRKPTGPAFLPRLLLFLSVMMGLSLHNARAVALGLWGKQSAFIRTPKLGLVRRQGTWQGRRYRTGGLDGLTLLEGLLALYFFSGLVAGVYFHDFGLFPFHLMLTVGYSLVFYYSLRHNSRQ
- a CDS encoding rhodanese-like domain-containing protein, yielding MKFLHAGPKALAENGFLQSAFAQAPAAGAHALGATQRPTVRRRMLGLLLLGLLATSSACSQTTSTNAADHSMTAYDRMLGLLYKQTVPLIQPAELAEQLRKNPQGVVLLDTRNPDEFKVSHLQGARFVPYDALETANLQALPHNLPVVVYCTVGARSEKVGERLKALGYKDVRNLYGGIFQWVNEGHAVYNQAGPTAQVHPYSALWRPWLRRGEAAYK
- a CDS encoding RNA polymerase sigma factor, coding for MSATTPESIALETEALLVQRLRDRDEAAMTIFYDKYAAALYGVIFRIVKKEEIAEDVLQEAMVKIWHSFASYDASKGRLFTWVMNVCRNLAIDKIRSRQYRVGSRTQPIEDSAALRQAAEPTFRPEHIGLQEMTRKLNPEQQQIVDLLYFGGFTQSEVAEELSLPLGTVKTRARAAIKVLSKLIR
- a CDS encoding TIGR04282 family arsenosugar biosynthesis glycosyltransferase, which produces MDYTAQKEDLLVFARYPELGKVKTRLAAGIGPEQALQVYRELLAHTQAVAAPLAVRKWLWLAEAGPAADRSDTWAGYQPLPQPAGDLGHRMQTAFAHSFAKGAAAAVIIGTDCPGLTTAHLEQAYTALHTHDVVLGPATDGGYYLLGMKVVWPTLFENKPWSTSAVLSETLAAAKLVGLQVHLLPELRDVDTAEDLWAWQESEKQSS